Proteins encoded by one window of Salvia splendens isolate huo1 chromosome 7, SspV2, whole genome shotgun sequence:
- the LOC121742340 gene encoding ABC transporter G family member 3-like: MEEIQSQSDHYRSSSSEASSPASRVPSSNFFYLRKPGAFRQPISFEDSPDWEDTDIEVKVDEGGADSINAATTPGSPSLSKINSGSLPSPPLPEGANVARKTAGASIAWKDLTVTIKGKRKYSDKVIKSSSGYAFPGTMTVIMGPAKSGKSTLLRALAGRLPDSARTYGEIFINGVKSRLPYGAYGFVERESALIGSLTVREYLYYSALLQLPGLLYKKRSAVEDAIHAMSLGDYANKLIGGHCYMKGLRSGERRRVTIARELVMRPHILFIDEPLYHLDSVSALLMMVTLKKLASTGCTLIFTIYQSSTEVFGLFDRICLLSNGNTLFFGETLACLQHFSNAGFPCPIMQSPSDHFLRAIHTDFDRIIAMCKNWQDDHGELSSVNMDTAVAIRTLEATYKSSADAAAVETMILKLTDKEGPCLRSKGRASCATKIAILTWRSLLIMSREWKYYWLRLVIYIFLALCIGTVFSGLGHSLSSVGTRVGAIFLFVSFTSLLSIAGVPAQLKDIKIFICEEANQHSGTSVFLVGQLLSSIPFLFLLSISSSLVFYFLVGLRDDFSLLVYFVLNFFMCLLVNDGLVLLVATICRNTLRSIIILVNMHMVMMLAAGLFRIRSALPRAVWMYPTSYIAFHTYSIQGLLENEYSGTSFAVGQVRSLSGYQALQNVYDVSVDSDSKWKNLVIMFLMAVGYRLLVFVLLQFRVRRALFSRCVSRCSKSTNNPR; the protein is encoded by the exons ATGGAAGAAATACAATCCCAATCAGATCACTATAGGTCCTCATCATCTGAAGCTAGTAGCCCAGCAAGTAGGGTGCCTTCAAGCAATTTCTTCTACTTAAGAAAACCGGGTGCATTTAGACAACCTATTTCATTTGAGGACTCACCTGACTGGGAAGATACGGATATTGAAGTGAAGGTGGACGAAGGGGGAGCTGACTCAATTAATGCTGCTACTACTCCCGGCTCCCCTTCCCTTTCGAAGATCAATAGTGGCTCGCTTCCATCACCCCCTTTGCCCGAGGGGGCTAATGTTGCACGAAAGACTGCAGGGGCCTCAATTGCATGGAAGGATTTGACAGTCACTATAAAGGGTAAGAGAAAGTACTCTGATAAGGTCATTAAGAGTTCAAGCGGATATGCATTCCCGGGGACAATGACAGTAATCATGGGTCCTGCCAAATCGGGCAAGTCAACGCTCTTAAGGGCTCTTGCAG GGAGACTGCCTGATTCTGCTAGAACTTATGGCGAGATATTTATTAATGGTGTCAAATCGCGCTTGCCATATGGAGCATAT GGATTTGTTGAAAGAGAAAGCGCTCTTATTGGATCATTAACTGTGCGAGAGTACCTTTACTACTCAGCATTGCTTCAGCTTCCGGGCTTACTTTATAAGAAGAGGAGTGCGGTGGAGGATGCCATTCATGCCATGTCATTGGGGGATTATGCAAATAAGCTCATAGGGGGGCACTGTTATATGAAGGGTCTTCGCAGTGGTGAGAGAAGACGAGTTACAATTGCCCGGGAGCTCGTGATGAGACCACATATCTTATTTATTGATGAGCCTCTGTATCACCTTGACAG TGTATCGGCACTTTTAATGATGGTTACCTTGAAGAAGCTTGCAAGCACGGGATGCACTCTAATATTCACCATTTACCAGAGCAGTACAGAAGTGTTTGGCCTTTTCGATAGAATTTGTCTTCTCTCTAATGGAAACACATTGTTCTTCGGGGAAACCCTTGCTTGTTTGCAG CATTTCTCGAATGCTGGATTCCCTTGCCCAATCATGCAAAGTCCTTCCGATCACTTTCTCAGAGCCATACATACAGATTTTGATAGGATTATTGCCATGTGCAAAAACTGGCAG GACGACCATGGGGAGCTTTCATCAGTTAATATGGACACTGCTGTGGCGATACGCACTCTTGAAGCAACATATAAATCATCTGCAGATGCTGCTGCTGTCGAGACTATGATTTTGAAGCTCACTGACAAG GAGGGTCCGTGTCTCAGAAGCAAAGGCAGGGCAAGCTGCGCCACCAAAATTGCAATACTGACTTGGAGATCTTTGTTGATCATGTCTAGGGAATGGAAATACTATTGGCTTCGTTTAGTTATATACATATTTCTGGCACTATGTATTGGTACGGTATTCTCTGGTTTGGGGCACTCGCTATCTTCAGTCGGG ACGAGAGTTGGAGCTATATTTTTATTCGTATCTTTTACATCGCTTCTGAGCATAGCTGGTGTCCCCGCACAGCTCAAAGACATCAAG ATCTTCATCTGTGAAGAGGCAAACCAGCACTCTGGGACATCAGTTTTTCTAGTCGGACAATTACTTTCAAGTATCCCGTTCTTGTTTCTCCTCTCCATCTCATCGAGTTTGGTCTTCTATTTCCTAGTCGGGCTGAGGGACGATTTCAGCTTGTTGGTGTACTTTGTCCTCAACTTCTTCATGTGCCTTCTAGTTAACGATGGACTGGTGCTACTCGTTGCTACTATCTGCCGAAACACTTTAAGGAGCATCATAATATTGGTGAATATGCAT ATGGTAATGATGCTTGCAGCGGGACTCTTTAGGATTCGAAGTGCGTTGCCACGGGCAGTATGGATGTATCCTACATCATACATCGCTTTCCACACTTATTCTATCCAG GGGCTCTTGGAGAACGAGTACAGTGGGACGTCGTTCGCGGTGGGGCAGGTGAGGTCGTTATCAGGTTATCAGGCCCTCCAAAACGTATACGATGTATCGGTTGACAGCGACTCCAAGTGGAAGAATTTGGTGATTATGTTTCTGATGGCGGTTGGTTATCGCcttcttgtttttgttttgcTGCAGTTTCGTGTTAGAAGGGCCTTGTTTTCTCGTTGCGTTTCACGTTGTAGTAAAAGCACCAACAATCCCAGATAA